From the Lolium rigidum isolate FL_2022 chromosome 2, APGP_CSIRO_Lrig_0.1, whole genome shotgun sequence genome, one window contains:
- the LOC124689776 gene encoding uncharacterized protein LOC124689776 — protein sequence MGAPVVQLENEGSCTISACTGCTEAQHRLAYERVHGWGSFPCRARVPPTHLKLECLKRKVWDPVDGAWTPQIFKVIMDIGGIPTTRSTKGVRLNIHGYTVYDVPRALTPEEAATLLYMRGPFVSVLWANAEYEDYDDTSNTVYRGFIPSGVTGSGSASGTSSEGLHAVISFDYTFVETELWIQIMDSHTEVGPYRMILYEAFVYFILPRVDKAIELPKQ from the exons ATGGGGGCCCCGGTCGTCCAACTCGAGAACGAGG GAAGCTGCACCATCTCAGCGTGCACCGGGTGCACAGAAGCGCAGCATAGGCTAGCGTACGAGAGGGTTCACGGGTGGGGATCTTTCCCCTGCAGAGCCAGGGTGCCTCCTACTCACTTAAAATTGGAGTGCTTGAAAAGAAAAGTTTGGGATCCAGTGGATGGAGCATGGACACCGCAAATCTTCAAAGTCATCATGGACATTGGGGGCATACCAACGACAAGATCCACAAAAGGCGTCCGCCTCAATATTCACGGATACACGGTGTATGATGTACCCAGAGCCCTGACTCCCGAGGAAGCAGCCACGCTTCTCTACATGCGTGGCCCTTTTGTCAGTGTTTTGTGGGCGAATGCCGAGTATGAAGACTACGATGACACCTCCAATACGGTTTATCGAGGCTTCATCCCGAGCGGCGTTACTGGCAGTGGCAGTGCCAGTGGCACGAGCAGCGAGGGCCTGCACGCAGTTATATCCTTCGACTATACCTTCGTCGAGACCGAGCTTTGGATACAAATTATGGACAGCCATACCGAGGTAGGGCCTTACAGGATGATTCTGTATGAGGCATTTGTTTACTTTATCCTTCCCCGGGTGGACAAGGCCATAGAGCTACCCAAGCAATAG